One region of Mycobacterium riyadhense genomic DNA includes:
- a CDS encoding 6-pyruvoyl trahydropterin synthase family protein yields MARTIEKTFRFDAGHRSLGFDYKKEETIHGHTWELKLVLESQLELDGMRTVFDTNELAVVVRPIIDSLDHSFIIWTEDPIYDDFLKVCELADVADKVYPVDFNPTIEGLVQHIYEQINGKLHLNGCILKRAELRCASTLNASYGI; encoded by the coding sequence ATGGCCCGTACGATCGAGAAGACGTTTCGATTCGACGCTGGCCATCGATCTCTAGGGTTCGACTATAAGAAAGAAGAAACCATCCACGGCCATACCTGGGAGCTCAAACTCGTTCTCGAGTCTCAGCTGGAATTGGATGGCATGAGGACGGTCTTCGACACGAATGAACTCGCTGTCGTTGTGCGGCCGATTATCGACTCATTGGATCACTCGTTCATTATCTGGACCGAAGATCCGATATATGACGACTTCCTGAAAGTCTGCGAGCTTGCGGACGTGGCGGATAAAGTGTATCCCGTTGATTTCAACCCCACCATCGAGGGGCTTGTGCAGCATATATACGAGCAGATAAACGGTAAGCTACATCTCAACGGCTGCATTTTAAAACGTGCAGAGCTCCGATGCGCGTCGACGCTCAATGCCAGCTACGGAATCTAA
- a CDS encoding LLM class flavin-dependent oxidoreductase has product MVTLDILYSAAKHVWPDIRAKVSQAEAQGFGTAWVYDHLSGSVLSSNRMLECFTLAGALAAATSTIGIGTLVVNAANRSAGVTAVAAASVQEISGGRFIFGIGAGAAPGTHWAQEHEVLGNPLHDSMQRRHEHLAAILDLCDILWDPHRADKWTGFPLPLPRPPVLLGVNSVALAKVAGARCDAVNVRLDHPRIAEFFQAARDARAQSANPSAPLELSAWTEHSQASLDPDGEAQGRIADLGGHRLILVA; this is encoded by the coding sequence ATGGTCACACTCGACATTCTCTATAGCGCAGCCAAGCACGTCTGGCCGGACATTCGGGCCAAGGTGTCGCAGGCCGAAGCTCAAGGATTCGGGACTGCGTGGGTCTATGACCACCTGTCCGGTTCGGTGTTGTCGAGTAACCGAATGCTGGAATGTTTTACCTTGGCCGGAGCTCTGGCCGCAGCCACCTCCACGATTGGCATTGGCACCTTGGTGGTCAATGCCGCCAACCGTTCGGCGGGCGTGACGGCCGTTGCGGCCGCCTCGGTGCAAGAGATCAGCGGGGGACGTTTCATATTCGGCATCGGAGCGGGCGCCGCCCCTGGGACCCACTGGGCGCAAGAGCACGAAGTGCTTGGGAATCCGTTGCATGACTCGATGCAGCGTCGGCATGAGCACCTTGCCGCAATTCTCGACCTGTGCGACATCCTGTGGGACCCGCACCGAGCCGACAAGTGGACCGGCTTTCCGCTGCCGTTGCCCCGCCCGCCGGTGCTACTCGGGGTCAATAGCGTTGCCCTTGCCAAGGTTGCCGGCGCCCGCTGCGATGCAGTCAACGTCCGTCTCGACCACCCTCGGATTGCCGAATTCTTCCAGGCCGCCCGAGATGCGCGTGCGCAGTCCGCTAACCCCAGCGCTCCCTTGGAGCTCAGCGCGTGGACGGAACACAGCCAAGCCTCCCTCGATCCCGACGGGGAGGCGCAAGGTCGAATTGCGGACCTGGGCGGCCACCGGTTGATACTGGTCGCCTAA
- a CDS encoding MBL fold metallo-hydrolase yields MQLTHFGHSCLLAEFGETSVLFDPGTFAHGFEGITGLSAILITHQHPDHIDVTRLPALLDGNPNAVLYADSQTTAQLGAPCREVHVGDELSVGELTIRAVGGRHAVIHPEIPVIENISYLVDDGEHRARLMHPGDALFAPGEPVDVLASPAAAPWMRIAEAVDYLRAVSPARAVPIHQGIIAPDARGIYYGRLTEMTNTDFQVLPEESAVTF; encoded by the coding sequence ATGCAACTGACGCATTTCGGTCATTCCTGCCTCCTCGCCGAGTTTGGTGAAACGAGCGTGCTTTTTGATCCCGGCACCTTCGCGCACGGCTTCGAGGGGATCACCGGCCTGTCCGCGATCCTGATCACCCACCAGCACCCCGACCACATCGACGTCACACGACTGCCGGCGCTGCTGGATGGCAACCCAAACGCCGTGCTGTATGCCGATTCGCAGACAACAGCGCAATTGGGTGCGCCGTGCCGAGAGGTGCATGTCGGTGACGAACTGTCGGTCGGCGAGCTGACCATCCGTGCAGTGGGTGGCCGGCATGCGGTGATTCATCCGGAAATCCCTGTGATTGAGAACATTTCGTATCTGGTGGATGACGGCGAACACCGAGCCAGGTTGATGCATCCCGGTGACGCACTGTTTGCGCCTGGCGAGCCGGTGGACGTATTGGCCAGTCCCGCCGCTGCCCCGTGGATGCGGATCGCGGAGGCAGTCGACTACCTGCGCGCGGTGTCGCCGGCCCGCGCGGTACCGATCCACCAAGGGATCATCGCCCCCGATGCACGCGGCATCTATTACGGCCGCCTGACCGAGATGACCAACACCGACTTCCAAGTGCTGCCCGAGGAGAGCGCGGTCACCTTCTAG
- a CDS encoding DUF2334 domain-containing protein, with amino-acid sequence MSGKLIVSVSGIGINTLADVDAFCGQMDARSVPVSLLVAPRLRGEYRLDRDPGTVEWLAARRAGGDALVLHGYDEAATKRRRGEFATLHAHEANLRLMAADRVLEHLGLRTRLFAAPGWLVSPGVVKALPGNGFRLLADFHGITDLVRKTTVRARVLGIGEGFLAEPWWCRMVVMSAQRIARRGGVVRVAVAAHHLRKPGPLQAMLDAVDLALLHECAPTVYRWRPDKAILDAA; translated from the coding sequence GTGTCTGGAAAACTGATCGTCTCGGTCTCGGGCATAGGGATCAACACCCTGGCCGACGTCGACGCGTTCTGCGGGCAAATGGATGCCCGCTCGGTGCCGGTATCGCTGTTGGTGGCTCCGCGTCTGCGCGGTGAGTACCGACTCGACCGCGACCCGGGCACCGTTGAGTGGCTGGCCGCGCGGCGCGCCGGCGGCGATGCGCTGGTACTGCACGGCTACGACGAAGCGGCCACCAAGAGGCGGCGTGGCGAGTTCGCGACGCTGCACGCACATGAGGCCAACCTGCGTTTGATGGCCGCCGACCGGGTGCTCGAGCATCTCGGGCTGCGCACCCGGCTGTTTGCGGCGCCGGGCTGGTTGGTATCGCCCGGTGTTGTCAAAGCGTTGCCCGGGAACGGCTTTCGGCTACTCGCCGATTTCCACGGAATTACCGACCTGGTCCGCAAGACCACTGTGCGCGCCCGCGTGCTGGGCATCGGAGAAGGATTCCTCGCAGAGCCGTGGTGGTGCCGGATGGTCGTGATGTCCGCCCAGCGGATCGCTCGGCGCGGCGGCGTCGTGCGGGTTGCGGTAGCCGCCCATCATTTGCGCAAGCCGGGCCCATTGCAGGCCATGCTGGATGCCGTCGACCTTGCGTTGCTGCACGAATGCGCGCCGACGGTATACCGCTGGCGGCCGGATAAGGCAATTCTCGACGCTGCGTAA
- a CDS encoding DHA2 family efflux MFS transporter permease subunit, whose translation MDEARSAPADAALPTTATGPPRRGEHVYPDKLDAGIFRIAGVCVLASLMTVLDATVVAVAQRAFTVEFGSTQAVVAWTMAGYTLALAMVIPLTGWAADRFGTKRLWIGSVLAFTLGSLLCALAPNIVSLIVFRVAQGVGGGMLLPLGFVILTRVAGPKRLGRMMAVLGIPLLLGPIGGPILGGWLIGTFSWPWIFLVNLPIGLTAAILATILFPKDRPEPSESFDLIGVLLLSPGLATFLLGVSSIPGRGTVANRHVWIPLTIGLVFIAAFAIHAWYRADHPLIDLRLFNNSVVTRSNVTALVLAFAFYGTVLLLPSYLQQVMDQTPMQSGIHLAPQGIGAMLTMPFAGAFMDKRGPGKVCVLGISVMTAGLGIFTYGVYRHAGYVPMLLVGLVIFGMGMGCTMTPLSGAAVQTLAPHEIARGSTLISVTYQVGASTGTALMSVIVTHQFNCSENISAANQVAALQHDAARRGVPIDPSAIPRRTLTPDFAGNVLHDLAHAYTVVFVIGVALMALTIIPASFLPKKPAG comes from the coding sequence ATGGATGAGGCGCGTTCCGCACCGGCCGATGCCGCGTTACCCACCACCGCCACGGGCCCGCCCCGCCGCGGCGAACACGTCTACCCCGACAAGCTCGACGCTGGGATCTTTCGGATCGCCGGGGTTTGTGTGCTGGCGTCGCTGATGACGGTCCTGGACGCCACAGTCGTCGCGGTCGCACAGCGCGCCTTCACCGTCGAATTCGGTTCTACCCAGGCGGTCGTCGCATGGACGATGGCAGGCTACACGCTCGCACTGGCGATGGTAATCCCGCTAACCGGTTGGGCAGCCGACCGATTCGGCACCAAGCGTCTCTGGATCGGATCGGTGTTGGCGTTCACGCTGGGCTCACTACTGTGCGCGTTGGCGCCGAATATTGTGTCACTCATAGTGTTTCGGGTTGCGCAAGGCGTTGGGGGCGGCATGTTGCTGCCGCTGGGATTCGTGATCCTAACGCGAGTAGCCGGCCCGAAACGGCTCGGACGCATGATGGCGGTCCTGGGTATCCCGCTGCTCCTCGGCCCGATCGGCGGGCCCATCCTGGGCGGCTGGCTGATTGGCACCTTCAGCTGGCCGTGGATCTTCCTGGTCAACCTGCCGATCGGATTGACCGCGGCCATTCTCGCGACCATCTTGTTCCCCAAGGATCGCCCGGAACCTTCAGAGAGCTTCGACTTGATCGGCGTCCTGCTGTTGTCGCCGGGCCTGGCCACGTTCCTACTCGGGGTGTCGTCCATTCCGGGCCGCGGCACAGTGGCCAATCGCCACGTCTGGATACCGTTGACCATCGGGCTGGTCTTCATCGCAGCGTTTGCCATCCACGCCTGGTATCGCGCTGATCATCCGCTCATCGATTTGCGGCTGTTCAACAACTCGGTGGTCACTCGATCCAATGTGACGGCGCTGGTGTTGGCGTTCGCTTTTTACGGCACCGTGTTGCTACTCCCGAGCTATTTGCAGCAGGTCATGGATCAGACACCGATGCAATCCGGGATACACCTGGCACCGCAGGGAATTGGCGCCATGCTCACTATGCCGTTTGCCGGCGCATTCATGGACAAGCGGGGACCAGGGAAGGTCTGCGTGCTTGGCATTTCGGTGATGACCGCCGGCCTGGGCATCTTCACCTACGGCGTTTACCGGCACGCGGGATACGTCCCAATGCTGCTGGTGGGGCTGGTGATCTTCGGCATGGGCATGGGCTGCACCATGACGCCGCTTTCCGGGGCGGCAGTTCAGACGCTGGCACCACACGAGATAGCCCGTGGTTCTACGCTGATCAGCGTCACCTATCAGGTGGGCGCCTCGACAGGGACCGCGCTGATGTCGGTGATTGTGACCCATCAGTTCAATTGCAGCGAGAACATTTCGGCCGCCAACCAAGTCGCGGCGCTCCAACACGACGCCGCCCGGCGTGGGGTGCCCATCGACCCGTCGGCAATACCGCGGCGCACCCTTACCCCCGACTTCGCCGGCAATGTGCTGCATGATCTTGCACACGCCTACACGGTCGTCTTCGTGATAGGGGTCGCGCTCATGGCTTTGACGATCATCCCGGCGTCGTTTCTGCCGAAAAAGCCGGCCGGCTAG
- a CDS encoding TetR/AcrR family transcriptional regulator, producing the protein MDRPTYHHGDLRSVILTEAARLVAERGADQVSLRELARDAGVSHAAPAHHFTDRRGLFTALATQGYQLLAEALADARPQFADAALAYVRFAIEHPGHYQVMFNRSLLDGADAELTAAEAAAAAELARGVATLRDPNARADPAYARLAAWSLVHGFSMLWLNDAVNPEVRAVDPMDSVARIARLLFEG; encoded by the coding sequence ATGGACCGGCCGACTTACCATCACGGCGATTTGCGCAGCGTGATCCTCACCGAAGCCGCGCGTCTGGTGGCCGAACGGGGCGCCGATCAGGTGTCGCTGCGCGAGTTGGCCCGTGACGCGGGTGTGTCGCATGCCGCGCCCGCGCACCACTTCACCGATCGGCGAGGTCTGTTCACCGCGCTTGCGACTCAGGGATACCAGCTGCTGGCCGAGGCGCTCGCGGACGCCCGTCCGCAGTTCGCCGACGCAGCTCTGGCCTATGTACGGTTTGCCATCGAGCATCCCGGCCACTACCAAGTGATGTTCAACAGGTCGCTGCTTGACGGCGCGGATGCCGAGCTGACCGCAGCGGAGGCGGCCGCCGCCGCGGAATTGGCGCGCGGAGTGGCGACGCTGCGCGACCCCAACGCCCGGGCAGATCCGGCTTACGCCCGGCTGGCGGCTTGGTCACTGGTACACGGCTTTTCGATGCTGTGGCTCAATGACGCGGTGAATCCGGAAGTGAGGGCTGTGGATCCGATGGACAGTGTCGCGCGGATAGCTCGGCTGCTGTTCGAGGGTTAG
- a CDS encoding DoxX family protein → MAPVITLLLGSIVAWIIGCFGVAYVNNWTAAVAVGLAAMFVLTGVAHFAPPLRGDLIAIVPPRLPAPGLLVSLTGVLELLGAAGLLLPGTRVAAAVCLLVLMLVMFPANVYAARMPHPPKSMTTRLSLRSAEEVVFLGAALVVAIGSI, encoded by the coding sequence ATGGCTCCAGTGATCACTCTGCTGTTGGGCAGCATTGTCGCTTGGATCATCGGCTGCTTCGGCGTGGCTTACGTGAACAACTGGACCGCCGCGGTCGCCGTCGGGCTCGCGGCGATGTTCGTGCTCACCGGGGTTGCACACTTCGCGCCGCCGCTACGCGGTGACCTCATTGCGATCGTGCCGCCCCGGTTGCCCGCACCCGGCCTGCTGGTCAGCCTCACCGGCGTGCTGGAGCTGCTCGGCGCCGCCGGTCTGTTGTTGCCCGGCACCCGGGTCGCGGCGGCCGTGTGCCTGCTGGTGCTGATGCTGGTGATGTTTCCGGCGAACGTCTACGCCGCCCGGATGCCCCATCCGCCCAAGTCGATGACGACGCGACTATCCCTGCGTAGTGCCGAGGAGGTCGTCTTTCTGGGCGCCGCCCTTGTCGTGGCCATTGGCAGCATCTAA
- a CDS encoding S9 family peptidase, with translation MTDNPIPPMAKRVGTRREHHGDVFIDHYEWLRDKDSPDVIAYLEAENDYADQATAHLEPLRQRIFDEIKARTKETDLSVPTRRGDWWYYARTFEGKQYGVHCRCPVADPDDWNPPRFDEDTEISGEQVLLDENLEADGHDFFALGAASVSLDGNLLAYSVDVVGDERYTLRFRDLRTSEQYPDEIAGIGAGATWAADNRTVYYVTVDEAWRPDTVWRYRLGSGESSERVYHEADERFWLAVGRTRSDAYVLIAAGSSITSEVRYADSADPNAQFAVVLPRRDGVEYSVEHAVVGEQDRFLILHNDGAVNFTLAEAPVGDPTQQRTLIQHRDDVRLDGVDAFASHLVVSYRREALPRVQLWPVQSDGSYGEPEEISFDSELMSAGLGTNPNWDSPKLRVGAGSFVTPTRIYDIDLVTGERTLLKEQPVLGGYQREDYVERRDWAYADDGTRIPVSIVHRAGIEFPAPALVYGYGAYEICEDPRFSIARLSLLDRGMVFVVAHVRGGGEMGRLWYEHGKLLDKKNTFTDFVAVAQHLVESGLTRPERLVAFGGSAGGLLMGAVANMAPDLFAGILAQVPFVDPLTTILDPSLPLTVTEWDEWGNPLDDGDVYAYMKSYSPYENVAAKRYPAILAMTSLNDTRVYYVEPAKWVAALRHTNSDANSCGNPVLLKTQMHAGHGGISGRYERWKETAFQYAWLLDAANGHDKGGAQKDDLLGTTQG, from the coding sequence ATGACCGACAATCCGATTCCGCCGATGGCTAAGCGGGTGGGAACTCGGCGTGAGCACCACGGTGACGTTTTCATTGACCATTACGAATGGTTGCGCGATAAGGACAGCCCCGACGTCATCGCCTATCTCGAGGCCGAAAACGACTATGCCGACCAGGCCACGGCGCACCTCGAACCGTTGCGGCAACGGATCTTTGACGAAATCAAGGCGCGTACTAAGGAGACCGATCTGTCGGTACCGACTCGACGTGGTGATTGGTGGTACTACGCCCGCACCTTCGAGGGAAAGCAGTACGGCGTACACTGCCGTTGCCCGGTAGCTGATCCCGACGACTGGAACCCGCCGAGATTCGACGAAGACACCGAAATATCCGGTGAACAGGTGTTGCTCGACGAAAATTTGGAAGCAGATGGCCACGATTTCTTCGCGCTGGGTGCAGCCAGTGTCAGCCTGGACGGCAACCTGCTCGCGTACTCTGTCGACGTCGTAGGTGACGAGCGATACACCTTGCGGTTCAGGGACTTACGGACTTCAGAGCAGTATCCCGACGAGATCGCAGGCATCGGCGCCGGAGCGACCTGGGCGGCCGACAACCGGACCGTCTACTACGTCACCGTGGACGAGGCCTGGCGCCCGGACACGGTATGGCGCTACCGGCTGGGCTCCGGCGAATCGTCGGAGCGTGTCTATCACGAAGCCGATGAACGGTTCTGGCTCGCGGTGGGCCGTACTCGCAGCGACGCCTACGTGTTGATCGCGGCGGGCTCGTCGATTACCTCTGAGGTCCGCTACGCGGACTCGGCTGACCCCAACGCGCAATTCGCTGTGGTGCTGCCCCGGCGTGACGGCGTCGAGTACTCGGTAGAGCACGCGGTGGTCGGTGAGCAGGATCGCTTCTTGATCCTGCACAACGACGGTGCGGTGAACTTCACGCTAGCCGAGGCCCCCGTCGGCGATCCGACGCAGCAACGCACCCTGATTCAGCACCGCGACGATGTCCGACTCGACGGCGTCGACGCCTTCGCCAGTCATCTGGTGGTCAGCTACCGGCGTGAGGCGCTGCCCCGGGTTCAGCTGTGGCCGGTGCAGTCCGACGGCAGTTACGGTGAGCCCGAGGAGATTTCGTTCGACTCCGAATTGATGTCGGCCGGGCTGGGGACCAATCCGAACTGGGATTCGCCCAAATTGCGGGTTGGTGCTGGATCTTTCGTCACCCCGACGCGGATCTACGACATCGACCTGGTCACCGGCGAACGCACCTTGCTGAAAGAACAGCCGGTGCTCGGCGGCTACCAGCGCGAAGACTACGTCGAGCGTCGCGACTGGGCTTACGCCGACGACGGCACCCGGATCCCGGTATCGATCGTGCACCGCGCCGGTATCGAGTTCCCAGCGCCGGCATTGGTTTACGGCTACGGCGCTTACGAGATCTGCGAGGATCCACGGTTTTCCATCGCCCGACTGTCGCTGTTGGATCGTGGGATGGTGTTTGTCGTCGCACACGTTCGCGGCGGAGGTGAGATGGGGCGCCTGTGGTATGAACACGGCAAGCTGCTGGACAAGAAGAACACATTCACCGACTTCGTAGCAGTGGCACAGCATCTGGTGGAATCCGGACTGACTCGACCGGAGCGGTTGGTGGCTTTCGGCGGCAGCGCGGGCGGATTGTTGATGGGCGCCGTCGCCAACATGGCCCCGGATCTGTTCGCCGGAATCCTGGCTCAGGTACCTTTCGTCGATCCGCTGACCACGATCCTTGACCCGTCGTTGCCGTTGACCGTCACAGAGTGGGACGAGTGGGGAAATCCGTTGGACGACGGCGATGTTTACGCCTACATGAAGTCGTATTCGCCGTATGAGAACGTCGCAGCCAAGCGCTATCCGGCGATCCTGGCCATGACGTCGTTGAACGATACCCGGGTGTACTACGTTGAGCCGGCCAAGTGGGTTGCGGCTTTGCGGCATACCAATAGCGATGCCAATTCCTGCGGCAACCCGGTGCTGTTGAAGACCCAGATGCACGCCGGTCATGGCGGGATCAGCGGCCGCTACGAGCGTTGGAAAGAAACCGCATTCCAATACGCCTGGTTGTTAGATGCTGCCAATGGCCACGACAAGGGCGGCGCCCAGAAAGACGACCTCCTCGGCACTACGCAGGGATAG
- a CDS encoding phosphoribosylaminoimidazolesuccinocarboxamide synthase: MRPALADYPHLASGKVREIYRVDDDHLLLVATDRISAYDYVLDSTIPDKGRILTAMSVFFFGLVEAPNHLAGPPDDARIPDEVLGRALVVRKLDMLPVECVARGYLTGSGLLDYQATGKVCGIALPPGLVEASKFATPLFTPATKAALGDHDENISFDRVIEMVGGVLANQLRDSTLKIYVQAADHALTRGIIIADTKFEFGTDPAGNLLLADEIFTPDSSRYWPADDYRPGVVQTSFDKQFVRNWLTSGASDWDRGGGQPPPPLPDDIIEATRCRYIDVYERISGLRFADWIGPGA; the protein is encoded by the coding sequence ATGCGCCCCGCACTAGCCGACTACCCGCATCTGGCCAGCGGCAAGGTTCGTGAGATCTATCGCGTCGATGACGACCATCTGCTGCTGGTCGCCACCGATCGGATCTCGGCGTACGACTATGTCCTCGACAGCACTATCCCGGACAAAGGCCGCATCCTGACCGCGATGAGCGTGTTCTTCTTCGGCCTCGTGGAAGCCCCCAACCACCTGGCCGGGCCGCCGGACGACGCGCGCATCCCCGATGAGGTGCTTGGCCGCGCGCTGGTGGTGCGCAAGCTGGACATGCTCCCGGTGGAATGTGTGGCCCGCGGCTACCTGACCGGGTCGGGATTGCTGGACTACCAGGCCACCGGGAAGGTGTGCGGCATCGCCTTGCCGCCGGGTCTGGTCGAGGCCAGCAAGTTCGCCACACCGCTGTTCACCCCGGCGACGAAGGCCGCACTGGGCGATCACGATGAGAACATCTCGTTTGACCGGGTGATCGAGATGGTGGGCGGCGTGCTCGCCAACCAGCTGCGCGACAGTACCCTGAAAATCTACGTGCAAGCCGCCGATCACGCCCTGACCCGAGGAATCATCATCGCCGACACCAAGTTTGAATTCGGCACCGACCCCGCCGGTAACCTGCTGCTGGCCGACGAAATCTTCACACCCGACTCGTCGCGGTACTGGCCGGCCGATGACTACCGACCCGGTGTGGTCCAGACCAGCTTCGACAAGCAGTTCGTCCGCAACTGGCTCACCAGCGGAGCATCGGACTGGGACCGTGGCGGCGGCCAACCACCGCCGCCGCTTCCGGATGACATCATCGAAGCCACCCGCTGCCGTTATATCGATGTCTACGAACGGATTTCAGGTCTGCGCTTCGCAGACTGGATCGGCCCGGGCGCATGA
- a CDS encoding tellurite resistance/C4-dicarboxylate transporter family protein — translation MKFRLADVEPAPDVFAAVMATGILSIAAGQHHYVRISDTLGVLATTALVVLAGLVIAAAVGRRNSLWDLTDPDVTLRLFTFVAACAVLDSRLASRRMVMYMLGAVALSAWLVLMVLSTRNMLAQPWATLRDRAHGAWELASVGTSGLAIVATQVARHTPEHWWFVVAVPVWVVALCLYGLMTWLILWRASVERHERNGFEPDSWILMGGLAIATLAGANIHSLAPVWLAPAVRVITVVTWVAATLWIPVLIYFGLQRINRRPGMLHFAGVWWALVFPLGMYAAATDAMAAEIGQRSLSTVSLVFFWIAMAAWLIVVIAGLLTVREA, via the coding sequence ATGAAATTCCGGCTCGCCGATGTCGAGCCGGCACCCGATGTATTCGCCGCGGTGATGGCGACCGGGATTTTGTCGATAGCCGCGGGTCAGCACCACTACGTCCGGATCAGCGACACCTTGGGTGTGCTTGCCACGACCGCTCTGGTAGTCCTCGCCGGATTGGTTATCGCCGCCGCGGTAGGAAGGCGGAATTCCCTGTGGGACTTGACCGATCCCGATGTGACACTGCGATTGTTCACATTCGTTGCCGCCTGCGCGGTGCTTGACAGCCGGCTGGCATCCCGTCGCATGGTGATGTACATGCTCGGAGCGGTTGCGCTGTCGGCGTGGCTGGTGCTGATGGTGCTGAGCACCCGAAACATGTTGGCGCAGCCGTGGGCGACGCTGCGGGACCGTGCCCACGGCGCTTGGGAGCTCGCCAGCGTGGGCACCTCCGGCCTGGCGATCGTGGCCACCCAGGTAGCCCGCCACACCCCCGAACACTGGTGGTTTGTGGTGGCCGTGCCGGTCTGGGTGGTGGCGCTTTGCCTCTACGGCCTGATGACGTGGCTGATCTTGTGGCGGGCGAGCGTCGAGCGACACGAACGCAACGGCTTCGAACCCGATTCCTGGATCTTGATGGGCGGGTTGGCCATTGCGACGCTGGCCGGCGCCAACATCCACAGCCTCGCGCCGGTTTGGCTGGCTCCAGCGGTGCGAGTGATCACCGTGGTGACGTGGGTGGCGGCGACCTTGTGGATACCCGTGCTGATCTACTTTGGCCTGCAGCGGATCAACCGGCGGCCCGGCATGCTGCACTTCGCTGGCGTGTGGTGGGCCCTGGTGTTCCCGCTGGGTATGTACGCGGCGGCCACTGACGCCATGGCAGCCGAGATCGGTCAGCGTTCGCTGAGCACCGTGTCGCTGGTGTTCTTCTGGATCGCAATGGCGGCCTGGCTGATCGTTGTCATTGCCGGGCTGCTTACTGTTCGCGAAGCGTGA
- a CDS encoding cytochrome P450, which translates to MTLASALSGIDFTDLDNFAHGFPHDLFAIHRREAPVYWHSPTANTPDGEGFWSVATHAETLEVLRDPVTYSSVTGGERPFGGTLLQDLAIAGQVLNMMDDPRHAQIRRLVSSGLTPRMIRRVEDDLRARACRLLDGVTPGEPFDVLVDIAAELPMQMICILLGVPEAERHWLFEAIEPQFDFGGSRKASLSQLSAEDAGSRMFTYGQELIAAKRAEPTDDMLSVVANATLDDVNAPALSDLELYLFFSLLFSAGAETTRNAVAGGLLALANHPEQLHALRGNLDMLPTAIEEIVRWTSPSPSKRRTATRDITLGGHSIEAGQKVQIWEGSANRDALVFDRADEFDITRKPNPHLGFGQGVHYCLGANLARLELRVLYEELLSRFATVRVVQPVEWTRSNRHTGIRHLVVELRGSQ; encoded by the coding sequence ATGACTCTCGCCAGCGCGCTCTCAGGCATCGACTTCACCGATTTGGACAACTTCGCCCACGGCTTCCCGCATGATCTCTTTGCGATTCATCGTCGGGAGGCGCCGGTGTACTGGCACTCGCCAACGGCCAATACCCCAGACGGCGAGGGCTTCTGGTCGGTGGCCACCCATGCCGAAACCCTTGAGGTGTTGCGTGATCCGGTGACCTACTCCTCAGTCACGGGCGGCGAGAGGCCGTTCGGCGGAACGCTGTTGCAGGACCTGGCCATTGCCGGCCAGGTGCTCAACATGATGGACGACCCACGGCATGCGCAGATTCGGCGACTGGTCAGCTCGGGGCTCACACCGCGGATGATCCGTCGTGTCGAGGACGATCTGCGCGCCCGCGCGTGCCGGCTGTTGGATGGTGTGACGCCAGGCGAACCGTTCGACGTCCTGGTTGATATCGCGGCCGAACTGCCGATGCAGATGATCTGCATCCTGCTGGGTGTGCCGGAAGCCGAACGACATTGGCTATTCGAGGCCATTGAGCCGCAATTCGACTTCGGCGGTTCACGCAAGGCGTCCCTATCCCAGCTGTCGGCCGAAGACGCCGGGTCGCGGATGTTCACCTATGGCCAGGAGTTGATCGCAGCCAAGCGGGCCGAACCGACCGACGACATGTTGTCGGTAGTCGCCAACGCGACGCTCGACGACGTCAACGCGCCGGCGCTGTCGGATCTCGAGCTGTACCTGTTCTTCAGCCTGTTGTTCAGCGCGGGTGCGGAGACGACACGTAACGCGGTCGCGGGTGGCTTGCTGGCGCTGGCCAACCATCCGGAGCAATTGCACGCGCTGCGTGGGAATCTCGACATGCTGCCGACGGCGATCGAGGAGATCGTACGGTGGACGTCGCCGTCGCCGTCGAAAAGGCGAACCGCCACGCGGGACATCACGCTCGGCGGGCACTCGATCGAGGCGGGACAGAAGGTTCAGATCTGGGAGGGCTCGGCCAACCGCGATGCCCTCGTCTTCGACCGGGCGGACGAGTTCGATATCACACGAAAGCCCAACCCACACCTGGGCTTTGGACAAGGGGTGCACTATTGCCTGGGCGCCAATCTGGCCCGGCTGGAACTGCGGGTGCTCTATGAGGAACTGCTGTCGCGATTCGCGACCGTGCGGGTGGTACAGCCCGTCGAATGGACACGCAGCAACCGGCATACCGGCATCCGGCACCTCGTTGTGGAATTGCGCGGTTCGCAATGA